A stretch of Bombina bombina isolate aBomBom1 chromosome 2, aBomBom1.pri, whole genome shotgun sequence DNA encodes these proteins:
- the GADD45B gene encoding growth arrest and DNA damage-inducible protein GADD45 beta: MTWEDSDTYAMAEDLEKKMQSASAAIEEVLLTSQRTDSLTVGVYESAKLMNVDPDRVVLCLLAADPEHENDIALKIHFTLIQAFCCDNDINIVRLSGLQRLSEIIGSKTEASSEPQDLHCILVSNPNADSRKCSSLEEIFRYCAECRRRNQWVPFIPLMEQ, encoded by the exons ATGACCTGGGAGGACAGTGATACTTATGCTATGGCAGAAGATTTAGAGAAAAA GATGCAGTCTGCAAGTGCAGCTATAGAAGAAGTCTTGCTGACATCTCAGAGGACTGACTCGCTGACAGTAGGAGTCTACGAATCTGCAAAGCTCATGAATGT AGATCCAGACAGAGTGGTACTTTGTCTCTTGGCTGCAGATCCAGAACATGAAAATGATATTGCTTTGAAGATACACTTCACTTTAATACAAGCTTTTTGCTGTGACAATGACATTAATATTGTGAGACTGTCTGGACTTCAGCGGCTGTCAGAGATCATTGGGTCAAAAACAGAAGCAAGCTCAGAGCCTCAGGACTTGCACTGCATCCTGGTTTCG AATCCAAATGCAGATTCCAGGAAGTGCTCCAGTTTGGAAGAAATCTTCAGGTACTGTGCTGAATGCAGACGCAGAAATCAGTGGGTCCCCTTCATACCACTAATGGAACAATGA